In Actinoplanes sp. NBC_00393, a single genomic region encodes these proteins:
- a CDS encoding ATP-binding protein has translation MELFRAGSGRSRAVGLSALVALLGCGAALGVGTVLAEREQAAAEVQMDRRTATAAETVRFETRRYVDALRMAAAAAGAQQTLTRAEYAEITQPLHDMRMAGASSVAFVVPAAADEVEQVEQTWRDRGATGLTLDPQRDGDHAFSVFVTSLDGGEVRTGIDMMQASAPAAALAESRRSRDVSVSDTYHLLVDRSLTAEQRQNSFVLAAPVHRAGELLGWVQLAVRGQSFMGATFAQAAQGVLDLTLRADDSDGRQVTVAGLRSSVIGDRDLERTVSVPVAGGTWTLHLDAVGNRLPGARSGLPMAVTLGGLIATALLTVLVWVLATGRERARARVREATAELRAGEAESRRQAALLQAVLDGISDGVGVVGPDGRFLLHNPAARRILGRHEADAGSDSWQQHFGLFRLDGVTPVPNEELPLVRAMAGDSCDQVEMVVRNDVHTDGRVISVSARPIETAAGVRGAVAVFHDITDRKHVETELRGFAGVVAHDLKSPLTSVRGFAELIADALDSQPAAVDQARYSAAKVIAGAARMEKLIDELLDYTAARDATLRIAEVSLRAVVDDVVTARIDAPDENGCRPDIFVGTLPAVLADPVLLRQVVDNLVGNAIKYTPPGRAPRIDITARAGQGGAVRIQIADRGIGIPDGEHAAVFGSFHRASNGAAHPGTGLGLAICRRIVERHGGHIEAAPNPGGGTVFTFTIPAVPDDESDARRHNGTSAAKT, from the coding sequence GTGGAGCTCTTCCGGGCGGGCAGCGGGCGGAGCCGGGCCGTCGGGCTCAGCGCGCTGGTCGCCCTGCTCGGCTGCGGGGCGGCGCTGGGCGTCGGCACGGTGCTCGCCGAGCGCGAGCAGGCCGCCGCCGAGGTGCAGATGGACCGCCGGACCGCCACCGCCGCCGAGACGGTCCGGTTCGAGACCCGGCGCTACGTGGACGCGCTGCGGATGGCAGCGGCCGCCGCCGGCGCGCAGCAGACCCTGACCAGGGCCGAGTACGCCGAGATCACCCAGCCCTTGCACGACATGCGGATGGCCGGCGCGTCATCGGTCGCCTTCGTGGTCCCGGCGGCGGCCGATGAGGTGGAGCAGGTCGAGCAGACCTGGCGGGACCGGGGCGCCACCGGCCTGACCCTGGACCCGCAGCGCGACGGCGATCACGCCTTCTCGGTCTTCGTGACGTCGCTCGACGGCGGCGAGGTGCGTACCGGGATCGACATGATGCAGGCCTCCGCGCCGGCCGCCGCCCTGGCCGAGTCACGCCGGAGCCGGGACGTGAGCGTGTCGGACACCTACCACCTGCTCGTCGACCGCAGCCTGACGGCCGAGCAGCGGCAGAACTCGTTCGTGCTGGCCGCCCCGGTCCATCGCGCGGGCGAGCTGCTGGGCTGGGTGCAGCTCGCGGTCCGCGGCCAGTCGTTCATGGGCGCCACCTTCGCGCAGGCCGCACAGGGCGTGCTCGATCTGACGCTGCGGGCCGACGACTCGGACGGCCGTCAGGTCACCGTCGCCGGCCTGCGCTCCAGCGTCATCGGTGACCGTGATCTGGAGCGGACGGTGTCCGTGCCGGTGGCCGGCGGCACCTGGACGCTGCACCTGGACGCCGTGGGCAACCGGCTGCCCGGCGCGCGCAGCGGGCTGCCGATGGCGGTGACCCTCGGCGGGTTGATCGCGACCGCGCTGCTCACCGTCCTGGTGTGGGTGCTGGCCACCGGCCGGGAACGGGCGCGGGCGCGGGTCCGGGAGGCCACCGCCGAGCTGCGGGCCGGCGAGGCGGAGAGCCGCCGGCAGGCGGCGCTGCTGCAGGCTGTCCTGGACGGCATCAGCGACGGTGTCGGGGTGGTCGGCCCGGACGGCCGGTTCCTGCTGCACAACCCGGCCGCCCGGCGCATCCTCGGCCGGCACGAGGCGGACGCGGGCAGCGACTCGTGGCAGCAGCACTTCGGGCTGTTCCGGCTCGACGGGGTCACCCCGGTGCCGAACGAGGAGCTGCCGCTGGTCCGGGCGATGGCCGGGGACAGCTGCGACCAGGTCGAGATGGTGGTCCGCAACGACGTGCACACCGACGGACGGGTGATCAGCGTGTCGGCCCGGCCGATCGAGACCGCCGCGGGTGTCCGCGGCGCGGTCGCCGTCTTCCACGACATCACCGACCGCAAGCACGTCGAGACCGAGTTGCGGGGGTTCGCCGGTGTGGTGGCGCACGACCTCAAGTCACCGCTCACCTCGGTACGCGGCTTCGCCGAGCTGATCGCCGACGCGCTGGACTCGCAGCCGGCTGCCGTCGACCAGGCCCGGTACAGCGCGGCCAAGGTGATCGCCGGCGCCGCCCGCATGGAGAAGCTGATCGACGAGCTGCTGGACTACACCGCCGCTCGTGACGCCACGCTGCGGATCGCCGAGGTGAGCCTGCGCGCGGTCGTCGACGACGTGGTGACCGCCCGCATCGACGCCCCGGACGAGAACGGCTGCCGGCCGGACATCTTCGTCGGCACCCTGCCGGCGGTGCTGGCCGACCCGGTGCTGCTGCGCCAGGTCGTGGACAACCTGGTCGGCAACGCGATCAAGTACACCCCGCCCGGCCGGGCGCCGCGGATCGACATCACGGCCCGTGCCGGCCAGGGCGGGGCGGTACGAATACAGATCGCCGACCGTGGCATCGGCATCCCGGACGGCGAGCATGCCGCGGTGTTCGGCAGTTTCCACCGGGCCAGCAACGGCGCGGCGCATCCCGGCACCGGTCTGGGACTGGCGATCTGCCGCCGGATCGTGGAGCGGCACGGCGGGCACATCGAGGCCGCACCGAACCCCGGCGGGGGCACGGTCTTCACCTTCACGATCCCGGCCGTACCCGACGACGAATCGGATGCCCGTCGGCACAATGGGACTTCCGCGGCGAAGACCTGA
- a CDS encoding S8 family peptidase has protein sequence MAIRRHGRTLAAGLFALATAVVATGTPAAAAPATGEIRLAGSADAIPGSYIVVLKSGAQQAKLSKAYGATVKRSFGRALNGFEAGMTEAQAKRLAANSDVAFVEQNQEIQLSATQTNATWGLDRIDQRARPLSTTYTYPVTASNVTAYIIDTGIRYTHSQFGGRATPGYDAVGTGAVDCNGHGTHVAGTVGGSTHGVAKAVKLVGVRVLSCTGSGTTAGVIAGVNWVTQNAQKPAVANMSLGGGVSTALDNAVASSIASGVTYALAAGNSNANACNSSPARVASAITVGSTTSTDARSSFSNYGTCLDIFAPGSSITSAWYNSNTATNTISGTSMASPHVAGAAALVLSRTPSATPAQVRDSLVNNATTNVVTSAGTGSPNRLLFVVQ, from the coding sequence ATGGCGATTCGACGACACGGCCGTACCCTGGCCGCCGGTCTGTTCGCACTGGCCACCGCGGTGGTCGCGACGGGAACCCCGGCCGCGGCAGCACCGGCGACAGGTGAGATCCGGCTCGCCGGCAGCGCCGACGCGATCCCGGGCAGCTACATCGTGGTTCTCAAGTCCGGCGCTCAACAGGCCAAACTCAGCAAGGCGTACGGGGCGACGGTCAAGCGCAGCTTCGGCCGGGCGCTGAACGGCTTCGAGGCCGGGATGACCGAGGCACAGGCGAAGCGGCTCGCGGCCAACTCGGACGTGGCCTTCGTCGAGCAGAACCAGGAGATCCAGCTCAGCGCCACCCAGACCAACGCCACGTGGGGTCTGGACCGGATCGACCAGCGGGCCCGTCCGCTGAGCACGACCTACACCTACCCGGTCACCGCCTCCAACGTCACCGCCTACATCATCGACACCGGCATCCGCTACACGCACAGCCAGTTCGGCGGCCGGGCCACCCCCGGTTACGACGCGGTGGGCACCGGCGCGGTCGACTGCAACGGGCACGGTACGCACGTCGCGGGCACGGTCGGCGGTTCCACCCACGGTGTGGCCAAGGCCGTGAAGCTGGTCGGCGTCAGGGTGCTGAGCTGCACCGGCAGCGGCACCACGGCCGGCGTCATCGCGGGCGTCAACTGGGTCACCCAGAACGCGCAGAAGCCCGCGGTCGCCAACATGAGCCTCGGCGGCGGCGTCAGCACCGCCCTCGACAACGCCGTGGCGAGCTCGATCGCCTCCGGCGTGACGTACGCCCTGGCGGCCGGCAACTCCAACGCCAACGCGTGCAACTCGTCGCCGGCCCGGGTGGCCAGCGCCATCACCGTCGGCTCCACCACCAGCACCGACGCCCGGTCCAGCTTCTCGAACTACGGCACCTGCCTGGACATCTTCGCGCCCGGCTCGTCGATCACCTCGGCCTGGTACAACAGCAACACCGCCACCAACACCATCAGCGGCACCTCGATGGCCTCGCCGCACGTGGCCGGCGCGGCTGCCCTGGTGCTGTCCCGCACCCCGAGCGCCACTCCGGCCCAGGTCCGCGACAGCCTGGTCAACAACGCCACCACCAACGTGGTGACCAGCGCCGGCACCGGATCACCGAACCGCCTGCTCTTCGTCGTGCAGTAA
- a CDS encoding ATP-binding protein, whose protein sequence is MMSSRSSVPRTLGFGALHLLAVVAGQLTELPGLDEPVLWPAAGVAAVWLVVQRDSRTRGVDIALVALLTMAGMAITGTSPELAAVHGVAAVVAALVLAVAAGRWLPGLWAGEGGGRPLSHLTELWRVILAAGLAAVTGSFLATLGERLLGVEVSTTVAVMRVARDIAGVLIFGVATRQAGYLIRGLRRAPTGPQALEYAAIFAVSTGAYWYTFLFNHSLPIGFLLLVLTVWAAVRMSTPLVITYSVVFNCAAALFTLTGSGPYAAIADPGPRGLVIELYLGIHVAVGLALALGRDERDALIRRLRVSEEEATEKARMMTTIVESMTEGLAILDPNGGLVLRNPAAGRLLGNVNSVSGGVALGSDYGFFHPDGTPLATGELPYTRALAGQDVQPMDVLVRNAGVPEGRIVRFNVARLAVQPDGPHHMVVVFHDVTADRRHRDELMSFAGLVAHDLLNPLTTIEGWAEVLEQELPGYRPAERVTRIQRAAARMRTFLNGLLAYTAARDGKLMPTTVNLALLVRDIVNSRLDQAETFGTVVPQIEVGQLDAVEADPVLVRQLLENLVENAVEQVPAGIVPYVGISCQPGPNGMLRIDIIDNGIGLPPGKRHEVFTSFHRGENSRGTGLELAICKRIVERHGGTIDAMANPYGNGTRMSFTLPAGRSAYARTLENQWAQRAPSR, encoded by the coding sequence ATGATGAGTTCTCGGTCGTCCGTCCCCCGCACGCTGGGTTTCGGGGCACTTCATCTGCTCGCCGTGGTCGCCGGCCAGCTCACCGAGCTGCCCGGACTCGACGAACCGGTGCTCTGGCCGGCGGCCGGCGTGGCGGCCGTGTGGCTGGTGGTGCAGCGTGACTCGCGCACGCGAGGCGTGGACATCGCTCTGGTCGCCCTGCTCACCATGGCCGGCATGGCGATCACCGGGACGAGCCCGGAACTCGCCGCCGTGCACGGTGTCGCCGCCGTCGTCGCCGCGCTGGTCCTCGCGGTCGCGGCCGGCCGGTGGCTGCCCGGGCTATGGGCCGGTGAGGGCGGCGGCCGGCCGCTGTCGCACCTGACCGAGCTGTGGCGCGTCATCCTGGCGGCCGGGCTCGCCGCCGTGACCGGCTCGTTCCTGGCCACCCTCGGCGAGCGCCTGCTCGGCGTCGAGGTGAGCACCACGGTCGCGGTGATGCGGGTGGCCCGCGACATCGCCGGGGTGCTCATCTTCGGGGTGGCGACCCGGCAGGCGGGATACCTGATCCGCGGCCTCCGGCGGGCCCCGACCGGGCCGCAGGCGCTGGAGTACGCCGCGATCTTCGCCGTCTCGACCGGCGCCTACTGGTACACGTTCCTGTTCAACCACAGCCTGCCGATCGGCTTCCTGCTGCTCGTGCTCACCGTCTGGGCCGCGGTACGGATGTCCACCCCCCTGGTGATCACCTACAGCGTGGTGTTCAACTGTGCCGCCGCGCTCTTCACGCTGACCGGCAGCGGCCCCTACGCCGCCATCGCCGACCCCGGACCGCGGGGCCTGGTGATCGAGCTCTACCTGGGGATCCACGTCGCGGTCGGGCTCGCCCTGGCGCTGGGCCGCGACGAGCGGGACGCGCTGATCCGCCGCCTGCGGGTCTCCGAGGAGGAGGCCACCGAGAAGGCCCGGATGATGACCACGATCGTCGAGTCGATGACCGAGGGCCTGGCCATCCTCGACCCGAACGGCGGGCTGGTGCTGCGCAACCCCGCTGCGGGACGGCTGCTCGGCAACGTCAACAGCGTCTCCGGCGGGGTGGCGCTCGGCAGCGACTACGGCTTCTTCCACCCGGACGGCACCCCGCTGGCCACCGGCGAGCTGCCCTACACCCGGGCGCTGGCCGGTCAGGACGTCCAGCCGATGGACGTGCTGGTCCGCAACGCCGGGGTGCCCGAGGGACGGATCGTCCGGTTCAACGTGGCCCGGCTCGCCGTGCAGCCGGACGGGCCGCACCACATGGTCGTCGTCTTCCACGACGTCACCGCGGACCGGCGCCACCGCGACGAGCTGATGTCGTTCGCCGGTCTGGTGGCGCACGACCTGCTCAACCCGCTCACCACGATCGAGGGCTGGGCCGAGGTGCTGGAGCAGGAACTCCCCGGGTACCGCCCGGCGGAACGGGTCACCCGCATCCAGCGGGCCGCCGCCCGGATGCGGACCTTCCTCAACGGGCTGCTCGCCTACACCGCGGCCCGCGACGGCAAGCTGATGCCGACCACCGTGAACCTCGCCCTGCTCGTCCGCGACATCGTCAACAGCCGCCTCGACCAGGCGGAGACGTTCGGCACGGTGGTCCCGCAGATCGAGGTGGGGCAGCTGGACGCGGTCGAGGCCGACCCGGTGCTGGTCCGGCAGTTGCTGGAGAACCTGGTCGAGAACGCGGTCGAGCAGGTGCCGGCCGGGATCGTCCCGTACGTCGGGATCTCCTGCCAGCCGGGACCGAACGGCATGCTGCGGATCGACATCATCGACAACGGGATCGGGCTGCCGCCCGGCAAGCGCCACGAGGTCTTCACCAGCTTCCACCGCGGCGAGAACAGTCGTGGCACCGGCCTCGAACTGGCCATCTGCAAGCGCATCGTGGAGCGGCACGGTGGCACCATCGATGCCATGGCCAATCCGTACGGCAACGGCACCCGGATGTCCTTCACCCTGCCGGCCGGGCGGTCCGCGTACGCGCGGACCCTGGAGAACCAGTGGGCGCAGCGGGCCCCGAGCCGGTGA
- a CDS encoding GAF domain-containing sensor histidine kinase produces the protein MDEDEEARLAALHSYRVLDRPRAPVLDDLTRLAAGMFDTPMAAVSLIDRDRQWFAGSVGLADEQTSLDVSFCTHVVGARKTLIVPDATRDARFAGYPNVTGAPNIRFYAGAPIIDEQGHALGAMCVIDDAPRGTSDRQIDHLVTFAGQAATHLSAIRNRLWVADLGDELARSAQREDDLVANITHELRTPVATIQGYLELLGDQEDLAPYRRLIEPIHRNGRRLVDMVDHILAGTRPPGAPLPAPVGTLDLGTVVAAAVTTCRPLIALRPGPVTVEAAEPLPVQADLARLAHAIEQVLRNALLFTPADRPVTVRVTARPFPVVEIIDAGIGIPADELPLIFDRFHRGRHARAQAVPGVGLGLTIARNIVEAHQGTLTVTSAPGGTTVRITLPGAD, from the coding sequence GTGGACGAAGACGAAGAGGCACGGCTCGCCGCGCTCCACTCGTACCGGGTCCTCGACCGGCCCCGCGCCCCCGTGCTCGATGACCTCACCCGGCTCGCCGCAGGCATGTTCGACACGCCGATGGCCGCCGTCTCGCTGATCGACCGGGACCGGCAGTGGTTCGCCGGCAGCGTCGGCCTGGCCGACGAGCAGACCTCGCTGGACGTGTCGTTCTGCACGCACGTCGTCGGCGCCCGCAAGACGCTGATCGTGCCGGACGCCACCCGCGACGCTCGTTTCGCCGGCTACCCGAACGTCACCGGCGCACCGAACATCCGGTTCTACGCGGGCGCCCCGATCATCGACGAGCAGGGCCACGCGCTCGGCGCGATGTGCGTGATCGACGACGCGCCCCGCGGCACCAGCGACCGGCAGATCGACCACCTGGTCACCTTCGCCGGGCAGGCCGCCACCCATCTCTCGGCGATCCGCAACCGGCTGTGGGTGGCCGATCTGGGCGACGAGCTGGCCCGCTCGGCGCAGCGCGAGGACGACCTGGTCGCCAACATCACCCACGAGCTGCGTACGCCGGTCGCCACCATCCAGGGCTATCTGGAGCTCCTCGGTGATCAGGAGGACCTGGCGCCGTACCGTCGCCTGATCGAACCGATCCACCGCAACGGCCGGCGGCTGGTGGACATGGTCGACCACATCCTGGCCGGCACCCGGCCGCCGGGGGCGCCGTTGCCGGCCCCGGTCGGCACCCTGGACCTGGGCACCGTGGTGGCCGCCGCGGTCACCACCTGCCGGCCGCTGATCGCGCTTCGTCCGGGACCGGTCACCGTCGAGGCGGCCGAGCCGCTGCCGGTCCAGGCCGACCTGGCGCGGCTGGCGCACGCGATCGAGCAGGTGCTGCGCAACGCGCTGCTGTTCACCCCGGCGGACCGGCCGGTCACGGTACGCGTGACCGCCCGCCCGTTCCCGGTGGTGGAGATCATCGACGCCGGTATCGGCATCCCGGCCGACGAACTGCCGCTGATCTTCGACCGGTTCCACCGCGGCCGCCACGCCCGGGCGCAGGCGGTGCCCGGGGTGGGTCTGGGGCTCACCATCGCCCGCAACATCGTCGAGGCGCACCAGGGAACGCTGACCGTGACGAGCGCGCCCGGTGGCACCACCGTCCGGATCACACTCCCCGGCGCCGACTGA